Part of the Sporomusa termitida genome, TTATTTTGTCAGCTTGGGGCTGAATAGCTGCTGTGTTTTGCGTATCGCTTACCGACTTGGTTGGCGATTCATTGGCCGCTTGCTTTACACAGCCTGCTATAACAACACTTAAAGAAATAAGTGAAATTACCACTATGAGTTTAGTCATAAACTCCTCCATTAGTTATATTCTTGCTTCTTTTCCCAATATCATTATAAATCAAAGGAATTAAGGTTGCTATATTGAAGGAGCTGCCACTTTTATCCCTGCTAACTCCTTTCTGCTGTAGACAGAATGCATTCCCGGCATAACGCTTCCAGCATATGCTTTTCATTGCTGTTACTAAGATAAACCATCCGCTTATTGCGTTTGCCGGCGTACTGAACGGCCCTATATAACAAGCTATGACCCAAACACTTCCAGTTGATTACAATCACATCGGCGGTGTTCAGCACCGCTAGGTCAAATTTTACATCTTCCGCTGAAATATAGGTAAAACTCTGATATCTGTGCTTCAGCCGCTGCTGCCAATCTGCCCGCCCGCCGATAATTACGACTTTGAGCAGTGCTATTTTTTCAATTGTTTCTGGGCTAAGTTCCATTTCCGGCTCGTCTTCCTTTTGAGAGGCGAGCAGACTGGCCAGCAACTGATTGGCCTCGTCCAGTTTGGCCTGCCACTGCTCCCTTTCCTTTTGACGGGAGATCTCATTTTTATCTATTTTAAGCTGGAGTTCATTCAATACGTTTTGCTTAGCCGCCAGCTTTTCTTCCAACATCGCGTTCTTTTTCTGCTCCTGGGTCAGCTCTGCTTTCAGTTTCTTGGTCTGCAGACGCTTGACCGTTGTCTTATCTTCCTGTTTAATGCAGTTCAAAGCAAGGGTTCTTAGTTTATCATACGCCATAGCGCAGGCCCGGATCAGCAACGTTCGCGTGAAAAGATCCAGCGCGGCCTGTTTCAGTTGGCCGGTTGCCTGAACTGCTTCCGGCAGCGAAGCCGCCATTGCCTCGATGGCCCGCCTCAGCTCCCGGCGGCTCACCGGCACCCGTGCAATCTCGTCGAAGGGCAAGCCGCTGAAATTTTCCTGTCTAAATAGATATCCGCTGCCGTTACGGGTATATTCCAGAGTATGAAAATACTCGTCCAAGCTGGCCGGAATTCCTTTTAATTTTTGGTCGATGGAGTGCCACAGCTCATCGGCCAATTCTTTTTGCCTGTCCGTTAGAGCAAGTGGTTGTTGCCCCCTGGTCATTTTTTCCTGAGCTTGCAGATGGGCAGTAAAATTGGAATGAAACATTGTTCCCTGCTCGGTGAGAGTCTTGCCAAAAGCATTAGTCAAATGCCAGAAAATTGCAAAATCCCCGTCCAGCATGTCTTTTTTCTTGATGTACGGCTTAATTGGCCGCCCCCTTCCGGTTAACACCGGCAGCGGAGGAGCGGGTAAATTCCGCATTTCCTGAGCTGTTAACCGGATTGCTTTCTTCATTAAAAACTGCCAGAACGATTCAAACCGAACTTCTTTGCCATTAGTTTTTATATAGGTATAAATCTGTTTCCAGCATTTTTTCAGCAGTTGGTCCAATGCTGCAGCCGCTTTTTGGCCATCTTCGTCTTCTTGAAATGAAGTGATGATTAGGTCCGTGGCTTTTAAGCAATAAAGCTCCGTATATACATCACTATCCCGGAAATAGCTATTATAGGTCTGCCGCCTCGAAGCAACGGCGCTATCAATAAGGATGCCGCCGGCGGCGCAAATTTTGTCCAATTCGCGCCTGGCGGCTGCATTTTGCGCGATCCCTTTAGCCATAAATGGCACCAGGTCCAGGCGGATTTCTTGTTGCTGCATGATGCTTCCCCTCTCCGGCTCGCTGTTTTATGTCTTAACTAATACGAGCTGCGCCGGGTCCAGACCTTCTTTGACATACAGAAGCGGCGTATTTTGTTCGGGTATGCCGCTGAGCATCAGTGCCGCTTTCGCTTGTTCAAAGGCATTCTGCAGGGATTTGCCGAAGCCGAGGGCCGAATAAAACTGAGCGGCAAACACTCTGGCCGCCTCGTCGCTAATCTGGGTTTTCATGCCGATGGCCGCCTCCACATACTTGACGACCGCTGCCGCTTCATCGTCGGAAAAGCAGACATTAAAAAATGCCAAACGGATGGTGTCGGAGGCGCTCAGCATGACCTGCACAATCGCTTCCAGACGCACCAGTGTCGGTTTGCCGTCATCGCCCTGCAGCACCAGCTCATCTCTTTCTGAACCATGGCCACTGAAATGAACCACCTGCGGACTGGTCTCATTGATGGCCTGCAAAACGTCCAGGGGCTGTGCCGCCCAGCGGGTGACAAAGTTGATGGCGTCGCGGTATTCGGATTTGCGGATGTTTTCCTGGATGGCTCTGGCTTCGAAGTCGAGCTGCAAGGGAGCATCCTCCAGGGCATTGGCTGCCAGGAACAGGACAGTAACCTGTTCGGCCGCTTTTTTTACAATGGGTTTGGGCCGTTTCACCTTTTGCCGGGCTTTTTTCTTGGCCAGCTGGTCGGCGGCATAAAGCTGCTGCTCCATATGGGCAATTTCCTGCTCCAGCCCGGCAATGGCAGCGACCAGATCGATTGCTTTTTGCGCGTTCTGCCTGATCTGGTTTTTGGCAGCTTCAAACAGGTTATCCACGGTCGGCGCGGCCGACGCCGTCGTTGCCAGTCCATGCAGGCCCCCCGGCGAAATGGTTCTGACCATAATCCGATTATGCTCAGCTACTTTTTGCAGGGCCTGGGCCTTGTCGCTTTTTAGTTTAGTCAAATCCGCTTTTTTTTGCAGAATACTTTTTCTAAGGTCATCACTTTGTTCCATGCGTCCTCCCCCTAATTAAATCGTACTTTATAAACGGGCAATTAGCCATTGCCTTCGCGATAAAGGGTATTAAATCCAAGCATGATAAAAATAAGCAAAAAGACAGAAAACCGGTAGCAGCTTCTGCCCTTGCGCAAACCAACAAATTAATTTCAGGAGGCGTTGAAGGGGCGGCTTGACCCGGCACTTGCTAATTTTGCGCAGTTTTCAATTGCTCGCGCAGGAAAAATTGATCCGGGTTCAGATCAAGGCGAAAGCAAAGGATAAGCTTGCGGTCTTGTTCGGGCAATGCCTGCCAGAGCTTGGCAAAGGCTGGGCCTAACGGATTGCCGAAAGCCAGCGCAACGTAAAAGGGAATCACAAAGCGCCGGCTGAGATCATCGTCCGCTTTCTTTTGCATGCCTACGATTGCCGCTATTTTACCATTGCTTACGCCGATTTCTTTCGCGGTAATTTTTCCGTTGATATAAACTAGTTTTATTTCCGCCACTGCCGCACTGATTCTTTTCAAAAAAAAACTTTTGCCGCACCAATCGGCAACTTGTCCCTGATCATCAATAAAATGAAGACGGCCGTCGCTGGTGCATTCACCGTAGAAATGCACAATATCGGGAAGATTGGTTTGAACCGCCTTAACGACATCGTCACAGCTCAAAGCGCGGATCTTCAGCACGTCCACCGAGTGGGGGCAGACGTCACCGAGATGCTGCTCCAATACATGAATTTCGCTGTGGCCATCGGCCGGCTTAGCCGTGACCAGCAATAATTTTATTTTCGGTCTTATTGGTTCTTCCGGCATCTTTTCACCCGCTTTTTTAGTATTTTACTTTCACCGCACAAACGATTTGTACAGGGGAAGTAAAATACTGCCGTACCGTACAGCTTGCGCTTGCGCATGGCTACGATACGGCAGTAATGAAATAACCAATAAAAATCAAGCTATAGTACCCTTACCTGTTCTTATTTTCTT contains:
- a CDS encoding CHAT domain-containing protein codes for the protein MEQSDDLRKSILQKKADLTKLKSDKAQALQKVAEHNRIMVRTISPGGLHGLATTASAAPTVDNLFEAAKNQIRQNAQKAIDLVAAIAGLEQEIAHMEQQLYAADQLAKKKARQKVKRPKPIVKKAAEQVTVLFLAANALEDAPLQLDFEARAIQENIRKSEYRDAINFVTRWAAQPLDVLQAINETSPQVVHFSGHGSERDELVLQGDDGKPTLVRLEAIVQVMLSASDTIRLAFFNVCFSDDEAAAVVKYVEAAIGMKTQISDEAARVFAAQFYSALGFGKSLQNAFEQAKAALMLSGIPEQNTPLLYVKEGLDPAQLVLVKT